The following are from one region of the Shinella sp. PSBB067 genome:
- a CDS encoding lipid A biosynthesis lauroyl acyltransferase has protein sequence MLITRLVLALRNSKDWFVAQFAFGLLSLLKLLPADGAINFADRALRWIGPKTRRHTLTLTNLRNAYPEKSEAEIEAIALDAWGNMGRLAAEYVFLDELFDFDPENPEPGRIEVSGIPLFLDLRDNPRPFIVFTAHTGNFELLPVAGAAFGLDVTVLFRPPNNPYVAEKVFEFRKARMGNLVPSHAGSSFTLARKLEAGKPVGVLVDQKFGRGLYTKFFGRDVQTNPLLAKLVRQFDCEVYPARCIRLPGNRYRLELEPAMAVPRKANGAVDVDATAQMLNDTVERWVREYPGQWLWYHDRWNIKRSLIT, from the coding sequence ATGCTGATCACCCGCCTCGTCCTGGCGCTGCGCAATTCGAAGGACTGGTTCGTCGCGCAGTTCGCCTTCGGGCTGCTCAGCCTGCTGAAGCTCCTGCCGGCCGATGGCGCGATCAATTTCGCAGACCGGGCGCTGCGCTGGATCGGGCCGAAAACCAGGCGCCACACGCTGACGCTGACGAACCTGCGCAACGCCTATCCGGAGAAATCCGAGGCCGAGATCGAGGCGATCGCGCTCGATGCCTGGGGCAATATGGGCCGGCTGGCCGCCGAATACGTCTTTCTCGACGAACTGTTCGATTTCGATCCGGAAAATCCGGAGCCGGGCCGCATCGAGGTGTCGGGCATCCCGCTCTTCCTCGACCTGCGCGACAATCCGCGGCCCTTCATCGTCTTCACCGCACATACCGGCAATTTCGAGCTCCTGCCGGTTGCCGGAGCGGCGTTCGGGCTGGATGTGACGGTGCTCTTTCGCCCGCCGAACAATCCCTATGTCGCCGAAAAGGTCTTCGAATTCCGCAAGGCGCGCATGGGGAACCTCGTGCCCTCTCACGCCGGCTCCTCCTTCACGCTCGCCCGCAAGCTGGAAGCAGGGAAGCCGGTCGGCGTTTTGGTGGACCAGAAGTTCGGCAGGGGCCTTTATACGAAATTCTTCGGCCGCGACGTGCAGACCAACCCGCTGCTTGCCAAGCTCGTCCGCCAGTTCGACTGCGAGGTCTACCCGGCGCGCTGCATCCGCCTTCCGGGCAACCGCTACCGGCTGGAACTGGAGCCCGCGATGGCGGTTCCCCGCAAGGCGAACGGCGCGGTCGATGTCGATGCGACGGCCCAGATGCTCAACGACACCGTGGAGCGCTGGGTGCGGGAATATCCCGGCCAGTGGCTCTGGTATCACGACCGCTGGAACATCAAGCGCAGCCTTATTACTTGA
- the ccoO gene encoding cytochrome-c oxidase, cbb3-type subunit II — translation MSILDKHAILERNATLLLVGSLLVVTVGGIVEIAPLFYLENTIEKVEGMRPYSPLELAGRDIYVREGCYVCHSQMIRPFRDEVERYGHYSLAAESMYDHPFQWGSKRTGPDLARVGDRYSNEWHVQHLTEPRSVVPESVMPSYAFLKETPLEVKNVAMHLTANRNVGVPYTDEMIASAEADMKAQADPNADTSGIEARYPKAKLGDFDGDPAKLTEMDALVAYLQMLGTLVDFSTYDDAAGYR, via the coding sequence ATGTCCATTCTTGATAAACACGCAATCCTCGAACGCAACGCGACGCTTCTCCTCGTCGGCTCCCTCCTCGTGGTCACCGTCGGCGGCATCGTCGAGATCGCCCCGCTCTTCTACCTCGAGAACACCATCGAGAAGGTGGAGGGGATGCGGCCCTACTCGCCGCTGGAGCTCGCCGGCCGCGACATCTATGTCCGCGAGGGCTGCTACGTCTGTCACAGCCAGATGATCCGGCCGTTCCGCGACGAGGTGGAGCGCTACGGGCATTACTCGCTGGCGGCGGAGTCGATGTACGACCATCCGTTCCAGTGGGGCTCGAAGCGCACGGGGCCGGACCTTGCCCGCGTCGGCGACCGCTACTCGAACGAGTGGCACGTCCAGCACCTGACCGAGCCGCGCTCGGTCGTGCCGGAATCGGTGATGCCGAGCTATGCCTTCCTCAAGGAAACGCCGCTCGAGGTGAAGAACGTCGCCATGCACCTGACGGCCAACCGCAACGTCGGCGTGCCCTACACCGACGAGATGATCGCGAGCGCCGAGGCCGACATGAAGGCGCAGGCAGACCCGAACGCCGACACGTCCGGCATCGAGGCCCGCTATCCGAAGGCCAAGCTCGGCGACTTCGACGGAGACCCGGCGAAGCTCACCGAAATGGATGCGCTCGTCGCCTATCTGCAGATGCTCGGCACGCTGGTGGACTTCTCCACCTACGACGACGCCGCCGGTTACCGCTGA
- a CDS encoding hemerythrin domain-containing protein encodes MTDYTGISRLLSDRPTDAVSLDWLKKAHDAQLTLCTALEEIADSLPANINRQKCIYAAKSLIPLINGIHRYEEEALFPMLQTTGSGNQELADAIARLKFEHVEDECFAEELTDTLTRLGSGDGTVNAEAAGYMLRGFFESIRRHIAFEQQFMLRGPRLAS; translated from the coding sequence ATGACGGATTACACAGGCATCTCCCGGCTGCTTTCGGATCGCCCGACGGACGCCGTTTCGCTCGACTGGCTGAAAAAGGCCCACGACGCCCAACTGACGCTCTGCACGGCGCTCGAGGAGATCGCCGACAGCCTGCCGGCCAACATCAACAGGCAGAAATGCATCTACGCCGCCAAGTCATTGATTCCGCTTATAAACGGCATCCATCGCTATGAAGAGGAGGCCCTCTTCCCGATGCTGCAGACCACCGGTTCGGGCAACCAGGAACTGGCCGACGCCATTGCACGGCTGAAGTTCGAGCATGTCGAGGACGAGTGCTTCGCAGAGGAGCTGACCGACACGCTGACGCGGCTCGGCAGCGGCGACGGGACCGTGAACGCGGAAGCCGCGGGCTACATGCTCCGCGGCTTCTTCGAATCGATCCGGCGCCACATCGCCTTCGAGCAGCAGTTCATGCTGCGCGGGCCCAGGCTCGCCTCATAG
- a CDS encoding 3-hydroxyacyl-ACP dehydratase FabZ family protein, with amino-acid sequence MLLEYFQMIDRVEAVDGARRTLTARSVVPSKSPVFEGHFPGMPLVPGVLLIETMAQASGFLVLAASDFSAMPFLMSVDGAKMRTFVEPDAVLDIEAVLEHDGSGYAVTKTRITSAGKKVCDAQLKLRTMPFAEVPLADIVRKRAGEVGLFEALAASAEGK; translated from the coding sequence ATGCTGCTAGAATATTTCCAGATGATCGACCGGGTGGAAGCCGTCGATGGCGCGCGCCGCACGCTTACCGCCCGCTCCGTCGTCCCGTCCAAGAGCCCGGTCTTCGAAGGGCATTTCCCCGGCATGCCGCTCGTTCCGGGCGTGCTGCTCATCGAGACCATGGCGCAGGCCTCCGGCTTCCTCGTGCTGGCGGCATCCGATTTTTCGGCCATGCCCTTCCTGATGAGCGTCGACGGGGCCAAGATGCGCACCTTCGTCGAGCCGGACGCGGTGCTCGACATCGAGGCCGTGCTGGAGCATGACGGTTCCGGCTATGCCGTGACGAAGACGAGGATCACGTCGGCCGGCAAGAAGGTGTGCGATGCGCAGCTCAAGCTGCGCACCATGCCGTTTGCCGAGGTGCCGCTCGCCGATATCGTGCGCAAGCGCGCGGGCGAGGTGGGTTTGTTCGAGGCGCTGGCAGCGTCCGCTGAAGGGAAGTGA
- the ccoN gene encoding cytochrome-c oxidase, cbb3-type subunit I: MKYVTETIVLAVGAFIALLGAAFAQDKLFGAHMWVLFFVLLASTLLMVRRISFAPAAPARSSQDDAGYFDEVVKYGVIATVFWGVVGFLVGVFVALQLAFPDLNIEPWLNFGRTRPLHTSAVIFAFGGNALIATSFYVVQRTSRARLFGGNLGWFVFWGYQLFIVMAATGYLLGITQGREYAEPEWYVDLWLTVVWVAYLVAFLGTIMTRKEPHIYVANWFYLSFIVTIAMLHIVNNLAIPVSFLGAKSYSAFSGVQDALTQWWYGHNAVGFFLTAGFLGMMYYFIPKQVNRPVYSYRLSIIHFWALIFMYIWAGPHHLHYTALPDWAQTLGMVFSVMLWMPSWGGMINGLMTLSGAWDKIRTDPIVRMMVMAVAFYGMATFEGPMMSIKSVNSLSHYTDWTIGHVHSGALGWNGLITFGAIYFLVPKLWNRERLYSIRMVNWHFWLATLGIVVYASVMWVAGIQQGLMWREYDEQGFLVYSFAETVAAMFPYYVLRAVGGGLFLLGALIMAYNVTMTILGYQRDEAPIPGAAPTLQPAE, translated from the coding sequence GTGAAATATGTGACGGAAACGATCGTCCTGGCTGTGGGAGCGTTCATCGCGCTGCTCGGCGCGGCTTTTGCCCAGGACAAGCTCTTCGGGGCCCATATGTGGGTTCTCTTCTTCGTGCTGCTCGCCAGCACGCTCCTCATGGTGCGGCGCATTTCCTTCGCGCCGGCCGCTCCGGCCCGGTCCTCGCAGGATGACGCCGGCTACTTCGACGAAGTCGTCAAGTACGGCGTCATCGCGACGGTGTTCTGGGGCGTCGTCGGCTTCCTGGTCGGCGTCTTCGTGGCGCTCCAGCTTGCCTTCCCCGATCTCAACATCGAGCCCTGGCTGAACTTCGGCCGCACGCGCCCGCTGCACACCTCGGCCGTGATCTTCGCCTTCGGCGGCAACGCCCTGATCGCGACATCCTTCTACGTCGTGCAGCGCACCTCGCGGGCCCGCCTCTTCGGCGGCAATCTCGGCTGGTTCGTGTTCTGGGGCTACCAGCTCTTCATCGTCATGGCCGCCACCGGCTATCTGCTCGGCATCACGCAGGGCAGGGAATATGCCGAGCCGGAATGGTATGTCGACCTGTGGCTGACCGTCGTGTGGGTCGCCTATCTCGTCGCCTTCCTCGGCACGATCATGACCCGCAAGGAGCCGCATATCTACGTGGCGAACTGGTTCTACCTGTCGTTCATCGTGACGATCGCCATGCTCCACATCGTCAACAACCTGGCGATCCCGGTCTCGTTCCTCGGCGCGAAGAGCTATTCGGCCTTCTCGGGCGTGCAGGACGCGCTGACGCAATGGTGGTACGGCCATAACGCCGTGGGCTTCTTCCTGACGGCCGGCTTCCTCGGCATGATGTACTACTTCATCCCGAAGCAGGTGAACCGTCCGGTCTATTCCTACCGCCTGTCGATCATCCACTTCTGGGCCCTGATCTTCATGTATATCTGGGCCGGCCCGCACCACCTGCACTATACGGCTCTGCCCGACTGGGCGCAGACGCTCGGCATGGTCTTCTCGGTCATGCTCTGGATGCCCTCGTGGGGCGGCATGATCAACGGCCTGATGACGCTCTCGGGCGCCTGGGACAAGATCCGCACCGACCCGATCGTGCGCATGATGGTCATGGCCGTCGCCTTCTACGGCATGGCGACCTTCGAAGGCCCGATGATGTCGATCAAGTCGGTCAACTCGCTCAGCCACTACACGGACTGGACCATCGGCCACGTTCATTCGGGCGCGCTCGGCTGGAACGGCCTCATCACCTTCGGCGCGATCTACTTCCTCGTTCCGAAGCTGTGGAACCGCGAGCGGCTCTACTCGATCCGCATGGTCAACTGGCACTTCTGGCTCGCCACCCTCGGCATCGTCGTCTACGCCTCGGTCATGTGGGTCGCAGGCATCCAGCAGGGCCTGATGTGGCGCGAATACGACGAACAGGGCTTCCTGGTCTACTCGTTCGCCGAAACCGTCGCCGCCATGTTCCCCTACTATGTGCTGCGTGCCGTCGGCGGTGGGCTGTTCCTCCTCGGAGCACTCATCATGGCCTACAACGTGACCATGACAATCCTCGGCTACCAGCGTGACGAGGCCCCGATCCCGGGTGCCGCGCCGACCCTGCAGCCGGCCGAATAG
- a CDS encoding cbb3-type cytochrome c oxidase subunit 3 — METYTAMRHFADSWGLLVMTLFFLAVVVFTLRPGARKAAERAAEIPLKED, encoded by the coding sequence ATGGAAACCTATACCGCCATGCGCCACTTTGCCGATAGCTGGGGCCTGCTCGTCATGACGCTGTTCTTCCTGGCCGTCGTCGTCTTCACCCTCCGCCCCGGCGCCCGCAAGGCCGCCGAACGGGCCGCTGAAATCCCTCTCAAGGAGGACTGA
- a CDS encoding beta-ketoacyl-ACP synthase → MTNAAYRDHLGRPIVAVTGMGVVTSLGQGLADNWAALTGGVSGIHGITRFPVDGLNTRISGTVDFIDVPVENPVERSYAYARETTDEALAQAGLSGEFGGPLFLAAPPIEPDWRDRFALADRAPASQRPGDAYDRFLAVLREHPSQALHEAWAFGSISERLSDRYGTRGLPVTLSTACASGATAIQLGVEAIRQGRTERALTVGTDGSVTAEALIRFALLSALSTQNDPPTKASKPFSKDRDGFVIAEGAATLVLESLESAIARGAKVLGILKGCGEKADHFHRTRSSPDGGPAIATIRAALEDAGIDESGIGYINAHGTSTPENDKMEYQSMSTVFGDTLANIPVSSNKSMIGHTLTAAGAVEAVFSIQTMLTGTLPPTINYTNPDPTIQLDVVPNVKRDKQVSAVLSNSFGFGGQNASLVMTAEPA, encoded by the coding sequence ATGACGAATGCCGCTTACAGGGATCATCTCGGCCGCCCCATCGTCGCCGTGACAGGCATGGGCGTCGTCACCTCGCTCGGGCAGGGCCTTGCGGACAACTGGGCCGCGCTCACCGGCGGCGTCTCGGGTATCCATGGGATCACCCGCTTCCCGGTCGACGGGCTGAACACCCGCATTTCCGGCACGGTCGATTTTATCGATGTGCCGGTCGAAAACCCGGTCGAGCGCTCCTATGCCTATGCCCGCGAGACGACGGATGAGGCGCTGGCGCAGGCCGGCCTTTCCGGCGAATTCGGCGGCCCGCTCTTCCTCGCCGCCCCGCCGATCGAGCCGGACTGGCGCGACCGCTTCGCGCTCGCCGACCGCGCGCCGGCCTCGCAGCGTCCGGGCGATGCCTATGACCGTTTCCTGGCCGTGCTGCGCGAGCATCCAAGCCAGGCCCTGCACGAGGCCTGGGCCTTCGGCTCCATCTCCGAGCGTCTTTCCGACCGCTACGGCACGCGCGGCCTGCCGGTGACGCTCTCGACCGCCTGCGCCTCCGGCGCGACGGCCATCCAGCTCGGCGTCGAGGCGATCCGCCAGGGCCGCACCGAGCGCGCGCTCACCGTCGGCACCGACGGCTCGGTCACCGCCGAAGCGCTGATCCGTTTCGCGCTGCTCTCGGCCCTTTCGACGCAGAACGACCCGCCGACCAAGGCATCCAAGCCGTTCAGCAAGGACCGCGACGGCTTCGTCATCGCAGAAGGCGCGGCGACGCTCGTGCTGGAATCGCTGGAATCGGCCATCGCGCGCGGCGCCAAGGTGCTCGGCATCCTCAAGGGTTGCGGCGAGAAGGCGGACCATTTCCACCGCACGCGCTCCTCGCCGGATGGCGGTCCCGCCATCGCGACGATCCGCGCGGCGCTGGAAGACGCTGGTATCGACGAGAGCGGCATCGGTTATATCAACGCCCACGGCACCTCGACGCCCGAGAATGACAAGATGGAGTATCAATCCATGTCGACCGTCTTCGGCGACACGCTGGCGAATATTCCGGTCTCTTCCAACAAGTCGATGATCGGCCACACGCTGACGGCGGCCGGCGCGGTCGAGGCGGTGTTCTCGATCCAGACCATGCTGACCGGCACCCTGCCGCCGACCATCAACTACACGAACCCCGATCCGACGATCCAGCTCGACGTCGTGCCGAACGTGAAGCGAGACAAGCAGGTCAGCGCCGTCCTGTCCAACTCCTTCGGCTTCGGCGGCCAGAACGCCAGCCTGGTGATGACAGCCGAACCGGCATAG
- a CDS encoding PAS domain-containing protein — protein sequence MLDKEIEPALMAVLQKEAGDASELRSQFQFVVDLLREEADDRSCVLRQAHNFKLLLDRYFGTEETARPFGLGLAEGPRPALAPRLVEDGLLNEAILDSLPDRVAVITPDYRYLYSNPRNAERLSEKPIDLVGRHIVEFIGIQRFEGRVKRHLDRCFAGEVVEYDYTSSRRGNAPMRCRMTPCMSAAGNVLGAILVLQEVLETRDPMAA from the coding sequence ATGCTGGACAAGGAAATCGAACCGGCCCTCATGGCCGTGTTGCAGAAGGAGGCGGGCGATGCCTCCGAACTCCGCTCCCAGTTCCAGTTCGTGGTGGATCTTCTTCGGGAAGAGGCCGACGACAGGTCCTGCGTGCTGCGGCAGGCGCATAATTTCAAGCTCCTGCTGGACCGCTATTTCGGCACGGAGGAGACCGCAAGGCCGTTCGGCCTCGGTCTGGCCGAGGGGCCTCGGCCCGCGCTTGCGCCGCGCCTGGTGGAGGATGGGCTGCTCAACGAGGCGATCCTCGACAGCCTGCCGGATCGCGTGGCGGTCATCACCCCGGATTACCGCTATCTCTATTCCAACCCGCGCAATGCCGAGCGGCTGAGCGAGAAGCCCATCGATCTGGTCGGGCGGCATATCGTCGAGTTCATCGGCATCCAGCGGTTCGAGGGCCGCGTGAAGCGGCATCTGGATCGCTGTTTCGCCGGGGAAGTGGTCGAGTACGACTATACTTCCTCGCGCCGGGGCAATGCCCCCATGCGCTGTCGCATGACACCCTGCATGTCGGCCGCCGGCAACGTGCTCGGCGCCATCCTCGTGCTCCAGGAGGTCCTGGAGACGCGCGATCCGATGGCGGCCTGA
- a CDS encoding beta-ketoacyl-ACP synthase produces MAKAKNDVVITGVGIVTCHGVGAEAHVQILGAAKAPELKIDTERFAPYPVHPMPEIDWNQQIPKRGDQRQMENWQRLGVFAAGLALDDAGFKDNVDACGTMDMIVAAGGGERDINVDSLIVDEGLKRNDRERLLNEKLTTELRPTLFLAQLSNLLAGNISIVHKVTGSSRTFMGEEAAGISAVETAFHRIRAGQSTHTLVGSALVAERQDVILLYEAIGAHATGGWTPLWSRDRNAGGGIVTGSAAAFLILESREHAEARGARIYATIDAIGGDRGSRDEGKLEARLERLAESASAGNETVVFSGASGAHDVTAREKAWLDKRFAGSALRGYSAVIGQSLEAQFPLGLALAALTLGSGVKVAPFDTAAEAAMSAPAATAVVTTVGHSRGEGVAILSAEK; encoded by the coding sequence ATGGCGAAGGCGAAGAACGATGTGGTGATCACCGGCGTCGGCATCGTCACCTGTCACGGTGTCGGGGCCGAGGCCCATGTGCAGATCCTGGGTGCCGCGAAGGCGCCGGAGCTGAAGATCGATACGGAGCGCTTCGCGCCCTATCCGGTCCACCCGATGCCGGAGATCGACTGGAACCAGCAGATCCCCAAGCGCGGCGACCAGCGCCAGATGGAGAACTGGCAGCGTCTCGGCGTGTTCGCTGCCGGCCTCGCGCTCGACGATGCCGGCTTCAAGGACAATGTGGACGCCTGCGGCACGATGGACATGATCGTGGCGGCCGGCGGCGGCGAGCGCGACATCAATGTCGATTCGCTGATCGTCGACGAGGGGCTGAAGCGCAACGACCGCGAGCGCCTGCTCAACGAGAAGCTGACGACGGAGCTGCGCCCGACGCTCTTCCTCGCCCAGCTTTCCAACCTCCTCGCCGGCAACATCTCCATCGTGCACAAGGTCACCGGCTCCTCGCGCACCTTCATGGGCGAGGAAGCCGCCGGCATCAGCGCCGTCGAGACCGCCTTCCACCGCATCCGCGCCGGCCAGTCGACGCATACGCTCGTCGGCAGCGCGCTCGTGGCCGAGCGGCAGGACGTCATCCTGCTTTACGAGGCCATCGGCGCGCATGCGACGGGCGGCTGGACGCCGCTCTGGTCGCGCGACCGGAACGCCGGCGGCGGCATCGTCACCGGCTCGGCCGCCGCCTTCCTCATCCTCGAATCCCGCGAACATGCCGAAGCCCGCGGCGCGCGCATCTACGCAACCATCGACGCCATCGGCGGCGACCGCGGCTCGCGTGACGAAGGCAAGCTTGAAGCGCGTCTTGAGCGCCTCGCCGAAAGCGCTTCTGCCGGCAACGAGACCGTCGTCTTCTCCGGCGCCTCCGGCGCACATGACGTGACGGCCCGCGAAAAGGCCTGGCTCGACAAGCGTTTCGCCGGCAGCGCCCTGCGCGGCTACAGCGCCGTCATCGGCCAGTCGCTCGAAGCGCAGTTCCCGCTCGGTCTTGCGCTTGCCGCGCTGACGCTCGGTTCGGGCGTCAAGGTGGCGCCCTTCGACACGGCCGCCGAAGCCGCCATGAGCGCACCCGCCGCCACGGCCGTCGTCACGACGGTCGGCCATTCGCGCGGCGAGGGCGTCGCAATCCTTTCCGCAGAGAAGTGA
- a CDS encoding acyl carrier protein yields the protein MGVTATFDKVADIIAETSEIDRETITPESHTIDDLGIDSLDFLDIVFAIDKEFGIKIPLEQWTQEVNEGKVATEEYFVLKNLCAKIDELRAAKA from the coding sequence ATGGGCGTGACTGCTACATTCGACAAGGTTGCCGACATCATTGCTGAAACGAGCGAGATCGATCGCGAGACGATCACGCCGGAAAGCCACACGATCGACGATCTCGGCATCGACAGCCTGGACTTCCTCGACATCGTCTTCGCGATCGACAAGGAATTCGGCATCAAGATCCCGCTGGAACAGTGGACGCAGGAAGTCAACGAAGGCAAGGTCGCGACGGAAGAATACTTCGTCCTGAAGAACCTCTGCGCCAAGATCGACGAACTGCGGGCCGCCAAGGCCTGA
- the ccoP gene encoding cytochrome-c oxidase, cbb3-type subunit III: protein MAEKHIDEISGVETTGHEWDGIRELNNPMPRWWVWTFYATIIWAIGYTIAFPAWPLISDTTKGMLGWSSRANIATELANAKEAQAGFVDRIAKSSLEEILADPQLSQFAIAGGASAFKVNCAQCHGSGAAGGAGFPNLNDDDWIWGGTVEDIYQTIAHGIRHPGDDETRISEMPAFGETLQPEEIKQVAAYVVSLTGTPSDANLVEPGKQVFADNCAACHGEDAKGNREMGAPNLADAIWLKGEGEAAVAAQVRLPKHGVMPAWLPRLGEPTVKQLAVFVHSLGGGE, encoded by the coding sequence ATGGCCGAGAAGCATATTGACGAAATCTCGGGCGTCGAAACCACCGGCCACGAATGGGACGGCATCCGCGAACTGAACAACCCGATGCCGCGCTGGTGGGTCTGGACGTTCTACGCCACGATCATCTGGGCGATCGGCTACACGATCGCCTTCCCGGCATGGCCGCTGATCTCCGACACCACGAAGGGCATGCTCGGCTGGTCGAGCCGCGCCAACATCGCCACCGAGCTCGCCAATGCCAAGGAGGCGCAGGCCGGCTTCGTCGACCGCATCGCCAAGTCGTCGCTCGAGGAGATCCTGGCCGATCCGCAGCTCTCGCAATTCGCGATCGCCGGCGGTGCCTCGGCCTTCAAGGTCAACTGTGCGCAGTGCCATGGCTCGGGCGCGGCCGGCGGCGCGGGGTTCCCGAACCTCAACGACGACGACTGGATCTGGGGCGGAACGGTGGAGGACATCTACCAGACGATCGCCCACGGCATCCGCCATCCCGGCGACGACGAGACCCGCATCTCCGAAATGCCGGCCTTTGGCGAAACGCTCCAGCCGGAGGAGATCAAGCAGGTCGCGGCCTATGTCGTCAGCCTGACGGGTACACCGTCGGATGCGAACCTCGTCGAGCCCGGCAAGCAGGTCTTCGCCGACAACTGCGCGGCCTGCCACGGCGAGGATGCCAAGGGCAACCGCGAAATGGGCGCCCCGAACCTTGCCGACGCCATCTGGCTGAAGGGCGAGGGCGAGGCCGCCGTCGCCGCCCAGGTCCGCTTGCCCAAGCACGGTGTCATGCCGGCCTGGCTGCCCCGTCTCGGCGAACCGACCGTCAAGCAGCTTGCCGTCTTCGTGCATTCGCTGGGCGGCGGCGAGTAA
- a CDS encoding zinc-binding dehydrogenase gives MRALQLLDDRKLELTDIPEPEAPGPGEVTLRVKAVALNHIDVWGWRGMAFAKRKMPLVIGAEAAGVVETLGPGVSNVLPGQLVSIYGARTCGLCKPCREGRDNLCEHVGGVHGFHLDGFAQEKVNLPARLLVPAPPGIDAVAAALAPVTFGTVEHMLFDNAKLESGETILVHAGGSGIGTAAIQLAKKIGCTVITTVGSNDKIEKAKALGADHVINYREDRFEGVVRKLTKKKGVDVVFEHVGKDTWAGSMLCLKRGGRLVTCGSTSGVSTDMNLMMLFQQQLKLLGSFGCRMENMANAMQKMARGIVHPVIDTEVTFDGIATALERMESRQIFGKIVLKLD, from the coding sequence ATGCGCGCCCTGCAACTCCTTGACGACCGCAAGCTCGAACTCACCGACATCCCGGAACCGGAAGCCCCCGGCCCCGGCGAGGTGACGCTACGCGTCAAGGCTGTCGCCCTCAACCATATCGACGTCTGGGGCTGGCGTGGCATGGCGTTTGCCAAGCGCAAGATGCCGCTGGTCATCGGCGCGGAAGCCGCCGGCGTCGTCGAGACGCTCGGCCCGGGCGTTTCCAACGTGCTGCCCGGCCAGCTCGTCTCGATCTATGGCGCGCGCACCTGCGGCCTCTGCAAGCCCTGCCGCGAAGGCCGCGACAATCTCTGCGAACATGTCGGCGGCGTGCACGGCTTCCATCTCGACGGTTTCGCGCAGGAGAAGGTGAACCTTCCCGCCCGCCTGCTGGTCCCGGCGCCGCCCGGCATCGATGCTGTCGCCGCGGCGCTTGCGCCCGTCACCTTCGGCACGGTGGAGCACATGCTGTTCGACAACGCCAAGCTCGAATCCGGCGAGACGATCCTCGTCCATGCCGGCGGCTCGGGCATCGGCACGGCGGCGATCCAGCTCGCCAAGAAGATCGGCTGCACCGTCATCACCACGGTCGGCTCTAACGACAAGATCGAGAAGGCGAAGGCGCTGGGCGCCGACCACGTCATCAACTACCGCGAGGACAGGTTCGAGGGCGTCGTGCGCAAGCTGACGAAGAAGAAGGGCGTCGACGTCGTCTTCGAGCATGTCGGCAAGGATACCTGGGCGGGCTCCATGCTCTGCCTCAAGCGCGGCGGGCGCCTCGTCACCTGCGGCTCCACCTCGGGCGTCTCGACCGACATGAACCTGATGATGCTGTTCCAGCAGCAGTTGAAGCTCCTCGGCTCCTTCGGCTGCCGCATGGAGAACATGGCGAATGCCATGCAGAAGATGGCGCGCGGCATCGTGCATCCGGTCATCGACACGGAAGTCACCTTCGACGGCATCGCGACGGCGCTGGAGCGCATGGAATCGCGCCAGATCTTCGGCAAGATCGTCCTGAAGCTGGATTGA